In Apis mellifera strain DH4 linkage group LG3, Amel_HAv3.1, whole genome shotgun sequence, one DNA window encodes the following:
- the LOC409346 gene encoding TBC1 domain family member 1 isoform X2 yields MKEHSASSRFENRDVPQRSQSSAASLMSLGADISPSSSHFFEVLYVGKIKVSHPKVSETFIDDALVRFRVHGLEKSRSSANNFLADYQRQSLLTSSNNRRNSTESSASETGSIENVSGSGIIPVVNSLGVPSTLTGSVETFPKPQNANFTEKDEREENRDVTNNNSMQIPEVMRNRASSTGSVLNTRRDSIARGGDEHNRTMLFQVGRHDLRLISPDRKQVLLHKQLRDVASCVQGIKNPEHFGFICKENNVDFFIGYIFKCQSESVADDLVAAISQAFVGTCEVPRKERYSVFSCEHCPMYWYSKLCQEIEGQNDRRTQSIIFSRMEMLPEDEQEIVVSKYKSAEAAGGTGTTLREQNQFLIRLLRVHCEAKQARHVHDTAENRSEFLNQYLSVGVGSTIFKKAKRSLTNSFDNLMKRKGSRDDLGIGSHLRDMSHLNTVIHKSGSQSPDNSRQSSIIDTSPDSSRPRSLRVSPEQQLTVNTGPKSSMMDIFLKVGNSPKMSPTEADGNNSVQSNSSWRQAILNRVVTPNKDHEKENDKTESIGIKVPQTPPIRRTKQELRDLWKKAINQQLILIRMEKENARLRVRQEEATVKRIKLEYDELSSCVRELVEVWDLLVSKESRVSTKCDNQMLLQAIKQGVPKGKRGEVWQFLAEQFCLKQPPIDTRDFPNYNTPYDLLLKQLTSQQHAILIDLGRTFPNHPYFSSPLGPGQLALFNLLKAYSLLDHEVGYCQGLSFVAGVLLLHMSEDQAFFLLRHLMFRRGLRKLYLPDMAALQLYLYQLSRLLHDRLAPIYNHFDKHEVSPTLYAAPWLLTLFASQFPLGFVTRVFDLLFLESTEVLFRVSMALLQEHQDQLLKCDSFEEIMEYLKTRVSAVDKDILDRVMKRVFYPDQEITKQLNEYRVEYQVLQEEMMSVKPQIESLEKFKLLNKQLTQEVTQLNEQLEMTMSNLHRLETARSVQQSTLLKLESQNRSLEVTVATLGAFIQQLSETRSDIEFPGEIRRIIAQLSLAEKRRSTIGRSYPLKVIEDNNKIGMIKSNSTGRESHNFLKNNVIDTPYPLKSTLSQPNLATKLERVSSFFSNSHNHIQKQRAQLAALRNEYANEQSVRNDENDPKTVNIDIQITDTVNSEEQNIVQNDNNLKIQEVNLEKSVSLPLNTKMKLKSSKSAYELGSVKKVPITKLEVTTDDDVTNLTGTIHPLDTCSDVNFRYGGTTKLKSIKPARLSSPSNQEEGINKNVQNQNMETLNR; encoded by the exons ATGAAGGAACACTCAGCCTCGTCTCGATTTGAAAATAGGGATGTGCCTCAAAGATCGCAAAGTAGCGCAGCCAGTTTAATGTCTTTAGGTGCTGACATATCTCCCAGTTCTTCCCATTTTTTTGAg gtGCTCTATGTGGGAAAAATCAAAGTATCACATCCAAAGGTATCGGAGACCTTTATAGATGATGCATTAGTAAGATTTCGTGTTCACGGTCTTGAAAAATCAAGATCATCggcaaataattttctcgccGATTATCAGCGACAATCACTTTTAACGTCTTccaataatagaagaaatagcACG GAATCTAGCGCTAGCGAAACTGGAAGTATTGAAAATGTCTCTGGAAGTGGTATCATACCTGTGGTCAACTCACTTGGTGTACCATCAACACTCACGGGGTCCGTGGAAACGTTTCCAAAACCACAAAACGCTAATTTCACAGAAAAAGATGAGCGTGAAGAGAATCGAGATGTTACAAACAATAATTCTATGCAAATACCGGAAGTTATGCGAAATCGAGCGTCCTCCACGGGTAGCGTATTGAATACTAGGAGGGATTCCATTGCACGAGGGGGTGATGAACATAATCGCACGATGCTTTTCCag GTAGGCCGACATGATTTAAGATTAATCAGTCCAGATAGGAAACAGGTACTGCTTCATAAACAACTCAGAGATGTGGCAAGTTGTGTACAAGGCATTAAGAATCCAGAGCATTTTGGTTTTATTTGCAAAGAGAATAATGTGGATTTTTTCATTGGCTATATATTTAAGTGTCAATCGGAATCCGTTGCAGATGATCTTGTGGCTG CAATATCACAAGCGTTTGTTGGGACATGCGAAGTTCCAAGAAAAGAACGATATTCCGTGTTTTCATGCGAACACTGCCCCATGTATTGGTATAGCAAGTTATGCCAGGAAATCGAAG GACAAAACGACAGGAGGACTCagagtataattttttcgcgGATGGAAATGCTACCAGAAGATGAACAAGAAATTGTCGTTAGCAAATATAAAAGCGCCGAAGCTGCTGGCGGCACAGGAACAACTTTACGCgaacaaaatcaatttttaataaggcTTTTACGAGTTCATTGCGAGGCGAAACAAGCTAGACATGTTCATGATACAGCTGAGAAtag GAGTGAATTTCTTAATCAGTACTTAAGCGTAGGCGTCGGAagcacaatatttaaaaaagcaaaacGTTCGCTTACAAATAGTTTTGATAATCTCATGAAAAGAAAGGGTTCGCGGGACGACCTTGGAATTGGTTCACATCTGAGAGATATGAGCCATCTTAATACTGTGATACACAAAAGCGGTAGCCAAAGCCCTGACAATTCACGACAATCGTCTATAATTGATACTTCACCGGATTCTAGTAGACCCAGATCTTTAAGGGTTTCACCTGAACAACAATTGACTGTGAATACTGGACCAAAGAGTTCTATGATGGACAT attTCTGAAAGTGGGAAATTCACCAAAAATGTCTCCAACAGAGGCAGATGGAAACAACTCAGTACAGTCAAATAGCTCATGGAGACAAGCTATATTGAATCGAGTTGTAACTCCTAATAAAGatcatgaaaaagaaaatgataaaacggAAAGTATTGGTATTAAAGTACCTCAGACACCGCCAATACGTAGAACGAAACAAGAATTAAGAGATCTTTGGAAAAAGGCTATCAATCAACAATTAATACTTATAAGAATGGAGAAGGAAAATGCAAGACTTAGGG ttCGTCAAGAAGAAGCAActgttaaaagaataaaattagaatatgatGAACTTAGCAGTTGTGTTCGTGAATTAGTAGAAGTGTGGGATCTTCTTGTAAGCAAAGAATCAAGAGTTTCTACGAAATGTGATAATCAAATGCTTTTACAAGCTATTAAGCAag gtGTACCAAAAGGGAAAAGAGGAGAAGTATGGCAATTTTTGGCCGAGCAATTTTGTTTAAAGCAACCGCCTATAGATACGCGCGATTTTCCTAATTATAATACACCATATGATTTACTTTTGAAACAACTTACATCTCAGCAACatgcaattttaatagatttaggACGAACATTTCCAAATCATCCATACTTCAGTTCACCTTTGGGTCCTGGACAATtagctttatttaatttattaaaagcttATTCACTTTTGGATCATGAGGTTGGTTATTGCCAAGGTCTTAGTTTTGTAGCTGGTGTTCTTCTTTTACAT ATGTCAGAAGATCAGGCATTTTTTCTCTTGCGACATTTAATGTTTCGAAGGGGCTTAAGGAAATTATATCTTCCTGACATGGCAGCATTACAATTGTACCTGTATCAATTATCCAGATTATTACATGATAGATTAGCaccaatttataatcattttgataAGCATGAAGTTTCACCTACCCTATATGCTGCACCATGGTTGTTAACTTTATTTGCCAGTCAATTTCCACTTGGTTTCGTAACTAGAGTTTTTG ATTTACTTTTCTTAGAAAGCACTGAAGTACTTTTTCGGGTATCGATGGCATTATTACAGGAACATCAAGATCAATTATTAAAGTGTGATagttttgaagaaattatggAGTAtcttaaa aCGCGTGTATCTGCTgtagataaagatattttagatCGAGTTATGAAACGTGTATTTTATCCAGATCAAGAGATTACAAAACAATTAAACGAGTATAGAGTAGAGTATCAAGTATTGCAGGAAGAAATGATGTCGGTAAAACCGCAAATCGAAAGTCTAGAGAAATTTAAGTTACTTAATAAGCAACTTACACAAGAAGTCACACAACTTAATGAACAACTTGAA atgaCTATGAGTAACTTACATCGTTTGGAAACAGCACGATCTGTACAACAATCAACTTTGCTCAAACTAGAATCCCAAAATCGCAGTTTAGAAGTGACTGTTGCCACGTTAGGTGCGTTTATTCAACAATTATCTGAAACTCGATCAGATATCGAATTTCCTGGTGAGATTCGTCGTATAATCGCTCAGTTAAGTTTAGCTGAGAAACGAAGAAGTACAATAGGTAGATCATATCCTCTAAAAGTGATCgaggataataataagattggaATGATTAAAAGTAATTCTACAGGTAGAGAATctcataatttcttaaaaaataatgtaatagatACTCCTTATCCTTTAAAATCTACATTAAGTCAACCAAACTTGGCTACAAAACTTGAAAGAGTTTCTTCATTCTTCTCGAACTCGCACAATCATATTCAAAAACAACGAGCACAATTGGCTGCTCTTAGAAATGAATATGCGAACGAGCAAAGTGTtagaaatgatgaaaatgatccGAAAACGGTGAATATAGATATTCAAATCACAGATACAGTAAATTCTGAAGAACAGAATATAGTGcagaatgataataatttgaaaattcaagaagTCAATTTGGAGAAGTCAGTTTCGTTACCATTGAacacaaaaatgaaattgaagtcATCAAAGTCAGCATACGAATTAGGATCTGTTAAAAAAGTACCAATTACTAAATTGGAAGTTACTACTGATGACGATGTAACGAATTTAACTGGAACAATACATCCTTTAGATACTTGTAGTGATGTGAATTTCAGATATGGCGGtacaacgaaattaaaatcaatcaaacCAGCAAGACTTTCAAGTCCAAGTAATCAAGAAGAAGGCATAAACAAGAATGTTCAGAATCAGAATATGGAAACATTAAATAGATAA
- the LOC409346 gene encoding TBC1 domain family member 1 isoform X1 has product MITVPMSVSSPYMKVTSYSDASAIGKKPAVQQFLRDMKEHSASSRFENRDVPQRSQSSAASLMSLGADISPSSSHFFEVLYVGKIKVSHPKVSETFIDDALVRFRVHGLEKSRSSANNFLADYQRQSLLTSSNNRRNSTESSASETGSIENVSGSGIIPVVNSLGVPSTLTGSVETFPKPQNANFTEKDEREENRDVTNNNSMQIPEVMRNRASSTGSVLNTRRDSIARGGDEHNRTMLFQVGRHDLRLISPDRKQVLLHKQLRDVASCVQGIKNPEHFGFICKENNVDFFIGYIFKCQSESVADDLVAAISQAFVGTCEVPRKERYSVFSCEHCPMYWYSKLCQEIEGQNDRRTQSIIFSRMEMLPEDEQEIVVSKYKSAEAAGGTGTTLREQNQFLIRLLRVHCEAKQARHVHDTAENRSEFLNQYLSVGVGSTIFKKAKRSLTNSFDNLMKRKGSRDDLGIGSHLRDMSHLNTVIHKSGSQSPDNSRQSSIIDTSPDSSRPRSLRVSPEQQLTVNTGPKSSMMDIFLKVGNSPKMSPTEADGNNSVQSNSSWRQAILNRVVTPNKDHEKENDKTESIGIKVPQTPPIRRTKQELRDLWKKAINQQLILIRMEKENARLRVRQEEATVKRIKLEYDELSSCVRELVEVWDLLVSKESRVSTKCDNQMLLQAIKQGVPKGKRGEVWQFLAEQFCLKQPPIDTRDFPNYNTPYDLLLKQLTSQQHAILIDLGRTFPNHPYFSSPLGPGQLALFNLLKAYSLLDHEVGYCQGLSFVAGVLLLHMSEDQAFFLLRHLMFRRGLRKLYLPDMAALQLYLYQLSRLLHDRLAPIYNHFDKHEVSPTLYAAPWLLTLFASQFPLGFVTRVFDLLFLESTEVLFRVSMALLQEHQDQLLKCDSFEEIMEYLKTRVSAVDKDILDRVMKRVFYPDQEITKQLNEYRVEYQVLQEEMMSVKPQIESLEKFKLLNKQLTQEVTQLNEQLEMTMSNLHRLETARSVQQSTLLKLESQNRSLEVTVATLGAFIQQLSETRSDIEFPGEIRRIIAQLSLAEKRRSTIGRSYPLKVIEDNNKIGMIKSNSTGRESHNFLKNNVIDTPYPLKSTLSQPNLATKLERVSSFFSNSHNHIQKQRAQLAALRNEYANEQSVRNDENDPKTVNIDIQITDTVNSEEQNIVQNDNNLKIQEVNLEKSVSLPLNTKMKLKSSKSAYELGSVKKVPITKLEVTTDDDVTNLTGTIHPLDTCSDVNFRYGGTTKLKSIKPARLSSPSNQEEGINKNVQNQNMETLNR; this is encoded by the exons ATGATCACTGTACCGATGTCCGTTTCCAGTCCTTACATGAAGGTTACGTCCTATAGCGATGCAAGCGCTATTGGCAAAAAGCCTGCA GTTCAGCAATTCCTAAGAGACATGAAGGAACACTCAGCCTCGTCTCGATTTGAAAATAGGGATGTGCCTCAAAGATCGCAAAGTAGCGCAGCCAGTTTAATGTCTTTAGGTGCTGACATATCTCCCAGTTCTTCCCATTTTTTTGAg gtGCTCTATGTGGGAAAAATCAAAGTATCACATCCAAAGGTATCGGAGACCTTTATAGATGATGCATTAGTAAGATTTCGTGTTCACGGTCTTGAAAAATCAAGATCATCggcaaataattttctcgccGATTATCAGCGACAATCACTTTTAACGTCTTccaataatagaagaaatagcACG GAATCTAGCGCTAGCGAAACTGGAAGTATTGAAAATGTCTCTGGAAGTGGTATCATACCTGTGGTCAACTCACTTGGTGTACCATCAACACTCACGGGGTCCGTGGAAACGTTTCCAAAACCACAAAACGCTAATTTCACAGAAAAAGATGAGCGTGAAGAGAATCGAGATGTTACAAACAATAATTCTATGCAAATACCGGAAGTTATGCGAAATCGAGCGTCCTCCACGGGTAGCGTATTGAATACTAGGAGGGATTCCATTGCACGAGGGGGTGATGAACATAATCGCACGATGCTTTTCCag GTAGGCCGACATGATTTAAGATTAATCAGTCCAGATAGGAAACAGGTACTGCTTCATAAACAACTCAGAGATGTGGCAAGTTGTGTACAAGGCATTAAGAATCCAGAGCATTTTGGTTTTATTTGCAAAGAGAATAATGTGGATTTTTTCATTGGCTATATATTTAAGTGTCAATCGGAATCCGTTGCAGATGATCTTGTGGCTG CAATATCACAAGCGTTTGTTGGGACATGCGAAGTTCCAAGAAAAGAACGATATTCCGTGTTTTCATGCGAACACTGCCCCATGTATTGGTATAGCAAGTTATGCCAGGAAATCGAAG GACAAAACGACAGGAGGACTCagagtataattttttcgcgGATGGAAATGCTACCAGAAGATGAACAAGAAATTGTCGTTAGCAAATATAAAAGCGCCGAAGCTGCTGGCGGCACAGGAACAACTTTACGCgaacaaaatcaatttttaataaggcTTTTACGAGTTCATTGCGAGGCGAAACAAGCTAGACATGTTCATGATACAGCTGAGAAtag GAGTGAATTTCTTAATCAGTACTTAAGCGTAGGCGTCGGAagcacaatatttaaaaaagcaaaacGTTCGCTTACAAATAGTTTTGATAATCTCATGAAAAGAAAGGGTTCGCGGGACGACCTTGGAATTGGTTCACATCTGAGAGATATGAGCCATCTTAATACTGTGATACACAAAAGCGGTAGCCAAAGCCCTGACAATTCACGACAATCGTCTATAATTGATACTTCACCGGATTCTAGTAGACCCAGATCTTTAAGGGTTTCACCTGAACAACAATTGACTGTGAATACTGGACCAAAGAGTTCTATGATGGACAT attTCTGAAAGTGGGAAATTCACCAAAAATGTCTCCAACAGAGGCAGATGGAAACAACTCAGTACAGTCAAATAGCTCATGGAGACAAGCTATATTGAATCGAGTTGTAACTCCTAATAAAGatcatgaaaaagaaaatgataaaacggAAAGTATTGGTATTAAAGTACCTCAGACACCGCCAATACGTAGAACGAAACAAGAATTAAGAGATCTTTGGAAAAAGGCTATCAATCAACAATTAATACTTATAAGAATGGAGAAGGAAAATGCAAGACTTAGGG ttCGTCAAGAAGAAGCAActgttaaaagaataaaattagaatatgatGAACTTAGCAGTTGTGTTCGTGAATTAGTAGAAGTGTGGGATCTTCTTGTAAGCAAAGAATCAAGAGTTTCTACGAAATGTGATAATCAAATGCTTTTACAAGCTATTAAGCAag gtGTACCAAAAGGGAAAAGAGGAGAAGTATGGCAATTTTTGGCCGAGCAATTTTGTTTAAAGCAACCGCCTATAGATACGCGCGATTTTCCTAATTATAATACACCATATGATTTACTTTTGAAACAACTTACATCTCAGCAACatgcaattttaatagatttaggACGAACATTTCCAAATCATCCATACTTCAGTTCACCTTTGGGTCCTGGACAATtagctttatttaatttattaaaagcttATTCACTTTTGGATCATGAGGTTGGTTATTGCCAAGGTCTTAGTTTTGTAGCTGGTGTTCTTCTTTTACAT ATGTCAGAAGATCAGGCATTTTTTCTCTTGCGACATTTAATGTTTCGAAGGGGCTTAAGGAAATTATATCTTCCTGACATGGCAGCATTACAATTGTACCTGTATCAATTATCCAGATTATTACATGATAGATTAGCaccaatttataatcattttgataAGCATGAAGTTTCACCTACCCTATATGCTGCACCATGGTTGTTAACTTTATTTGCCAGTCAATTTCCACTTGGTTTCGTAACTAGAGTTTTTG ATTTACTTTTCTTAGAAAGCACTGAAGTACTTTTTCGGGTATCGATGGCATTATTACAGGAACATCAAGATCAATTATTAAAGTGTGATagttttgaagaaattatggAGTAtcttaaa aCGCGTGTATCTGCTgtagataaagatattttagatCGAGTTATGAAACGTGTATTTTATCCAGATCAAGAGATTACAAAACAATTAAACGAGTATAGAGTAGAGTATCAAGTATTGCAGGAAGAAATGATGTCGGTAAAACCGCAAATCGAAAGTCTAGAGAAATTTAAGTTACTTAATAAGCAACTTACACAAGAAGTCACACAACTTAATGAACAACTTGAA atgaCTATGAGTAACTTACATCGTTTGGAAACAGCACGATCTGTACAACAATCAACTTTGCTCAAACTAGAATCCCAAAATCGCAGTTTAGAAGTGACTGTTGCCACGTTAGGTGCGTTTATTCAACAATTATCTGAAACTCGATCAGATATCGAATTTCCTGGTGAGATTCGTCGTATAATCGCTCAGTTAAGTTTAGCTGAGAAACGAAGAAGTACAATAGGTAGATCATATCCTCTAAAAGTGATCgaggataataataagattggaATGATTAAAAGTAATTCTACAGGTAGAGAATctcataatttcttaaaaaataatgtaatagatACTCCTTATCCTTTAAAATCTACATTAAGTCAACCAAACTTGGCTACAAAACTTGAAAGAGTTTCTTCATTCTTCTCGAACTCGCACAATCATATTCAAAAACAACGAGCACAATTGGCTGCTCTTAGAAATGAATATGCGAACGAGCAAAGTGTtagaaatgatgaaaatgatccGAAAACGGTGAATATAGATATTCAAATCACAGATACAGTAAATTCTGAAGAACAGAATATAGTGcagaatgataataatttgaaaattcaagaagTCAATTTGGAGAAGTCAGTTTCGTTACCATTGAacacaaaaatgaaattgaagtcATCAAAGTCAGCATACGAATTAGGATCTGTTAAAAAAGTACCAATTACTAAATTGGAAGTTACTACTGATGACGATGTAACGAATTTAACTGGAACAATACATCCTTTAGATACTTGTAGTGATGTGAATTTCAGATATGGCGGtacaacgaaattaaaatcaatcaaacCAGCAAGACTTTCAAGTCCAAGTAATCAAGAAGAAGGCATAAACAAGAATGTTCAGAATCAGAATATGGAAACATTAAATAGATAA
- the LOC100576866 gene encoding probable elongator complex protein 3 isoform X2 — MVMTIGEIIQELLKAHEENRDVDLNKLKTRIASKYGLETSPRLVDIIAAVPVDARNILIPKLKAKPIRTASGIAVVAVMCKPHRCPHINMTGNICVYCPGGPDSDFEYSTQSYTGYEPTSMRAIRARYNPFLQTRHRVEQLKQLGHNVDKIEFIVMGGTFMSLPEDYRDYFIRNLHDALSGHVSSNVDEAVKFSERSRTKCIGITIETRPDYCLKKHLSDMLRYGCTRLEIGVQSVYEDVARDTNRGHTVRAVCESFQLSKDAGFKVIAHMMPDLPNVDIERDVNQFIEFFENPAFRADGLKIYPTLVIRGTGLYELWKTGRYKSYPPSVLVDLIARILSLIPPWTRVYRVQRDIPMPLVSSGVEHGNLRELALARMKDLGTDCRDVRTREVGIQEIHQKVQPYEVELIRRDYIANGGWETFLSYEDPTQDILVGLLRLRKCSNETFRSELKEKCSIVRELHVYGSVVPVNARDPTKFQHQGFGMLLMEEAERIAKEEHGSHKISVISGVGTRNYYRKMGYELDGPYMSKILVLCK; from the exons ATGGTTATGACAATTGGAGAAATTAtacaagaattattaaaagcacatgaagaaaatagagatgttgatttaaataaattaaaaacacgaATTGCTTCTAAATATGGGTTAGAAACTTCACCAAGATTGGTTGACATTATAGCAGCTGTTCCTGTTGAtgcaagaaatatattaataccaaAATTAAAAGCAAAACCTATTAGGACTGCTAGTGGA ATAGCTGTTGTAGCTGTAATGTGTAAACCTCATCGATGCCCTCATATTAATATGACAGGAAATATTTGTGTATATTGTCCTGGTGGACCTGATtctgattttgaatattctacACAATCTTATACTGGTTATGAACCTACATCTATGAGAGCTATTCGTGCAAGATATAATCCATTTTTACAAACTAGGCATCGTGTAGAACaa ttAAAACAATTGGGACATAATGTagacaaaattgaatttattgttatGGGAGGTACTTTCATGTCTCTGCCAGAAGATTAcagagattattttattcgaaatttacatGATGCTCTTTCTGGTCATGTAAGTAGCAATGTTGATGAAGCAGTAAAATTTTCTGAACGAAGTCGTACAAAATGTATTGGTATTACTATAGAAACACGTCCTGATTATTGTCTTAAGAAACATCTTTCTGATATGTTACGTTATgg gTGTACTCGTTTAGAAATTGGAGTTCAATCTGTATATGAAGATGTAGCACGAGATACTAATAGAGGACATACAGTTCGTGCAGTATGCGAaagttttcaattatcaaaagaTGCTGGTTTCAAAGTAATAGCACATATGATGCCAGACTTACCAAATGTTGATATTGAGAGAGATGTAAATCAATTCATT gaattctttgaaaatccTGCTTTCAGAGCAGatggattgaaaatttatccaacATTAGTTATACGAGGTACAggtttatatgaattatggaAAACAGGAAGATATAAAAGCTATCCACCGAGTGTTTTAGTAGATCTTATTGCTCGAATATTGTCTTTAATACCGCCTTGGACTCGTGTATATCGTGTACAGAGAGATATACCTATGCCTTTAGTTAG CTCGGGTGTGGAACATGGAAATTTACGTGAATTGGCATTAGCAAGAATGAAAGATTTGGGAACTGATTGTCGCGATGTTAGAACTCGGGAAGTGGGTATTCAAGAAATACATCAGAAAGTACAGCCTTATGAAGTAGAACTTATACGCCGTGATTATATTGCCAATGGTGGGTGGGAAACATTTTTATCCTATGAAGATCCCACTCAAGATATTTTAGTTGGTTTACTAAGACTTAGAAAATGTTCAAATGAAACATTTAG gTCAGaacttaaagaaaaatgttcaatAGTGAGAGAACTTCATGTATATGGTAGTGTTGTTCCAGTGAATGCCCGTGATCCTACAAAGTTTCAGCATCAAGGATTTGGAATGTTATTAATGGAAGAAGCTGAACGGATAGCAAAGGAAGAACATGGATCTCATAAAATTTCTGTTATATCag GTGTTGGAACAaggaattattatcgaaaaatggGATACGAACTTGATGGTCCATATATGTCTAAAATACTTGtactttgtaaataa
- the LOC100576866 gene encoding probable elongator complex protein 3 isoform X1: protein MVKKRKEFEQSKEERMVMTIGEIIQELLKAHEENRDVDLNKLKTRIASKYGLETSPRLVDIIAAVPVDARNILIPKLKAKPIRTASGIAVVAVMCKPHRCPHINMTGNICVYCPGGPDSDFEYSTQSYTGYEPTSMRAIRARYNPFLQTRHRVEQLKQLGHNVDKIEFIVMGGTFMSLPEDYRDYFIRNLHDALSGHVSSNVDEAVKFSERSRTKCIGITIETRPDYCLKKHLSDMLRYGCTRLEIGVQSVYEDVARDTNRGHTVRAVCESFQLSKDAGFKVIAHMMPDLPNVDIERDVNQFIEFFENPAFRADGLKIYPTLVIRGTGLYELWKTGRYKSYPPSVLVDLIARILSLIPPWTRVYRVQRDIPMPLVSSGVEHGNLRELALARMKDLGTDCRDVRTREVGIQEIHQKVQPYEVELIRRDYIANGGWETFLSYEDPTQDILVGLLRLRKCSNETFRSELKEKCSIVRELHVYGSVVPVNARDPTKFQHQGFGMLLMEEAERIAKEEHGSHKISVISGVGTRNYYRKMGYELDGPYMSKILVLCK, encoded by the exons atggtaaaaaaaagaaaag aatttgaaCAAAGCAAAGAAGAACGTATGGTTATGACAATTGGAGAAATTAtacaagaattattaaaagcacatgaagaaaatagagatgttgatttaaataaattaaaaacacgaATTGCTTCTAAATATGGGTTAGAAACTTCACCAAGATTGGTTGACATTATAGCAGCTGTTCCTGTTGAtgcaagaaatatattaataccaaAATTAAAAGCAAAACCTATTAGGACTGCTAGTGGA ATAGCTGTTGTAGCTGTAATGTGTAAACCTCATCGATGCCCTCATATTAATATGACAGGAAATATTTGTGTATATTGTCCTGGTGGACCTGATtctgattttgaatattctacACAATCTTATACTGGTTATGAACCTACATCTATGAGAGCTATTCGTGCAAGATATAATCCATTTTTACAAACTAGGCATCGTGTAGAACaa ttAAAACAATTGGGACATAATGTagacaaaattgaatttattgttatGGGAGGTACTTTCATGTCTCTGCCAGAAGATTAcagagattattttattcgaaatttacatGATGCTCTTTCTGGTCATGTAAGTAGCAATGTTGATGAAGCAGTAAAATTTTCTGAACGAAGTCGTACAAAATGTATTGGTATTACTATAGAAACACGTCCTGATTATTGTCTTAAGAAACATCTTTCTGATATGTTACGTTATgg gTGTACTCGTTTAGAAATTGGAGTTCAATCTGTATATGAAGATGTAGCACGAGATACTAATAGAGGACATACAGTTCGTGCAGTATGCGAaagttttcaattatcaaaagaTGCTGGTTTCAAAGTAATAGCACATATGATGCCAGACTTACCAAATGTTGATATTGAGAGAGATGTAAATCAATTCATT gaattctttgaaaatccTGCTTTCAGAGCAGatggattgaaaatttatccaacATTAGTTATACGAGGTACAggtttatatgaattatggaAAACAGGAAGATATAAAAGCTATCCACCGAGTGTTTTAGTAGATCTTATTGCTCGAATATTGTCTTTAATACCGCCTTGGACTCGTGTATATCGTGTACAGAGAGATATACCTATGCCTTTAGTTAG CTCGGGTGTGGAACATGGAAATTTACGTGAATTGGCATTAGCAAGAATGAAAGATTTGGGAACTGATTGTCGCGATGTTAGAACTCGGGAAGTGGGTATTCAAGAAATACATCAGAAAGTACAGCCTTATGAAGTAGAACTTATACGCCGTGATTATATTGCCAATGGTGGGTGGGAAACATTTTTATCCTATGAAGATCCCACTCAAGATATTTTAGTTGGTTTACTAAGACTTAGAAAATGTTCAAATGAAACATTTAG gTCAGaacttaaagaaaaatgttcaatAGTGAGAGAACTTCATGTATATGGTAGTGTTGTTCCAGTGAATGCCCGTGATCCTACAAAGTTTCAGCATCAAGGATTTGGAATGTTATTAATGGAAGAAGCTGAACGGATAGCAAAGGAAGAACATGGATCTCATAAAATTTCTGTTATATCag GTGTTGGAACAaggaattattatcgaaaaatggGATACGAACTTGATGGTCCATATATGTCTAAAATACTTGtactttgtaaataa